The following proteins come from a genomic window of Aquimarina sp. MAR_2010_214:
- a CDS encoding pyruvate dehydrogenase complex E1 component subunit beta, giving the protein MSTKNNKKKHMKTIQFREAICEAMSEEMRRDESIYLMGEEVAEYNGAYKASKGMLAEFGPDRVLDTPISELGFAGIGVGSAMNGNRPIIEFMTFNFSLVGIDQIINNAAKMRQMSGGQFNIPIVFRGPTASAGQLGATHSQAFENWFANTPGLKVVVPSNPKDAKGLLKSAIRDNDPVIFMESEQMYGDKGEMPEGEFTIPLGVAETKREGNDVTIVSFGKIIKEAYKAADELAKENISCEIIDLRTVRPLDLDAIFTSVKKTNRLIILEEAWPLANISSEITYQVQSNIFDYLDAPIIKINTADTPTPYSPQLLEEWLPNSKDVVKAVKKVMYK; this is encoded by the coding sequence GTGTCAACTAAAAACAATAAAAAGAAACACATGAAGACCATACAATTCAGAGAAGCAATTTGCGAAGCAATGAGTGAAGAAATGCGCCGAGATGAATCCATATATTTAATGGGTGAAGAGGTGGCAGAATATAACGGAGCATACAAAGCAAGCAAAGGCATGCTAGCCGAGTTTGGCCCGGATCGAGTTCTTGATACTCCTATCTCTGAGTTAGGTTTTGCAGGTATCGGTGTTGGAAGTGCCATGAATGGTAATCGACCTATTATCGAATTCATGACGTTTAATTTCTCATTAGTAGGAATTGATCAAATCATTAACAATGCTGCAAAAATGCGTCAAATGAGTGGTGGTCAATTTAATATTCCTATTGTTTTTAGAGGCCCTACCGCTTCTGCAGGTCAATTGGGAGCTACACACTCGCAAGCTTTTGAAAATTGGTTTGCCAATACACCGGGATTAAAGGTCGTAGTTCCTTCAAACCCAAAAGACGCCAAAGGATTATTAAAATCTGCTATTAGAGATAACGACCCTGTCATCTTCATGGAAAGTGAACAAATGTATGGTGATAAAGGTGAAATGCCAGAAGGTGAGTTTACTATTCCTCTTGGAGTAGCAGAAACAAAAAGAGAAGGCAACGATGTTACTATCGTTTCATTTGGGAAAATTATTAAAGAAGCTTATAAAGCAGCAGATGAATTGGCTAAAGAAAATATTTCCTGTGAAATCATAGATCTAAGAACCGTTCGCCCTTTAGATCTAGATGCTATATTCACTTCTGTAAAAAAAACAAATCGATTAATTATTCTTGAAGAAGCTTGGCCTTTAGCTAATATTTCTTCAGAAATCACATATCAGGTACAATCTAATATCTTCGACTATCTAGATGCCCCTATTATAAAAATTAATACAGCAGACACACCAACACCTTATTCTCCGCAACTATTGGAAGAATGGTTACCAAATAGTAAAGATGTTGTTAAAGCTGTTAAAAAAGTAATGTATAAATAA
- a CDS encoding electron transfer flavoprotein subunit beta/FixA family protein yields the protein MKILVCISHVPDTTSKINFTDGDTKFDTNGVQFVINPNDEFGLTRAMWFKEKQGASVDVANVGGPETEPTLRKALAIGADNAIRVNTEATDGFYVARQLAKVIQDGGYDLVIAGRESIDYNGGMVPGMISALTGANFVNTCIGLEVEGDMATVTREIDGGKETSTAKLPLIVGGQKGLVEESDLRIPNMRGIMMARKKPLTVVEPIEANQETKAVQFQKPTPKGEVTLVDPENIDQLVTLLHNEAKVI from the coding sequence ATGAAAATATTAGTTTGTATTAGCCATGTGCCAGACACAACTTCCAAAATTAATTTTACGGATGGAGATACTAAGTTTGATACCAATGGAGTGCAGTTTGTAATTAACCCTAATGATGAATTTGGATTAACTCGTGCAATGTGGTTTAAAGAAAAGCAAGGAGCATCTGTAGATGTTGCAAATGTTGGAGGTCCAGAGACAGAACCTACTTTGCGTAAAGCTTTGGCGATTGGTGCGGATAATGCAATTAGAGTAAATACTGAAGCTACCGATGGTTTTTATGTTGCTCGACAATTAGCAAAAGTTATACAGGATGGTGGTTATGATCTGGTTATTGCTGGTAGAGAATCTATTGATTATAATGGTGGTATGGTGCCAGGGATGATTTCTGCTCTTACAGGTGCTAATTTTGTAAATACATGCATTGGTTTAGAAGTCGAAGGAGATATGGCAACAGTTACTCGCGAAATTGACGGAGGGAAAGAAACTTCTACAGCTAAATTACCTTTAATCGTTGGTGGACAAAAAGGATTAGTAGAAGAAAGTGATTTGCGTATTCCAAATATGAGAGGAATTATGATGGCTCGTAAAAAACCACTTACGGTAGTAGAGCCAATTGAAGCAAATCAAGAAACAAAAGCTGTTCAGTTTCAAAAACCAACTCCAAAAGGAGAAGTAACATTAGTAGATCCTGAAAATATAGATCAATTGGTAACATTATTACATAACGAAGCCAAAGTAATTTAA